One window from the genome of Diospyros lotus cultivar Yz01 chromosome 11, ASM1463336v1, whole genome shotgun sequence encodes:
- the LOC127812922 gene encoding short-chain dehydrogenase TIC 32 A, chloroplastic-like, with the protein MFETVKYLMGSTGASGFGSKSTAEEVTEGSADLSSVTAVITGATSGIGAETARVLAKRGARLVLPARSLKAAEEAKARILSEFPESEIIVMALDLSSLNSVRRFVAEFDSLDLPLNILINNAGKFSYEHAITEDGVEMTFATNYLGHFLLTKLLLKKMIGTAKATGVQGRIVNVASSIHSWFSGDLIHYLGMITRNKSPYDATRAYALSKLANVLHTKELAQRLKKMDANVTVNCVHPGIVRTRLTREREGFITDLVFFLASKLLKTIPQAAATTCYVATHPRLANVTGKYFADCNEASPSKLGSNSGEDARLWSASELMVSGDSKAIFDQT; encoded by the exons ATGTTTGAAACCGTGAAATACCTGATGGGCTCAACGGGAGCTAGTGGGTTCGGCTCGAAGTCGACCGCCGAGGAAGTTACGGAGGGCAGCGCCGATCTGAGCTCCGTCACCGCCGTCATCACAG GCGCCACCTCCGGCATAGGAGCCGAGACTGCTCGGGTTTTGGCCAAGCGCGGCGCGCGACTCGTCCTCCCGGCCAGGAGCCTCAAGGCCGCAGAGGAAGCCAAGGCTCGTATCTTGTCGGAGTTCCCTGAATCAGAGATCATCGTCATGGCCCTTGATCTTAGCTCCCTCAATTCAGTTCGACGCTTCGTTGCAGAGTTTGATTCTCTCGACTTGCCTCTCAATATCCTCAT AAACAACGCCGGAAAGTTCTCGTACGAGCATGCTATCACTGAAGACGGAGTAGAAATGACCTTTGCGACCAattatttag GACACTTTTTATTGACGAAACTGTTGCTGAAGAAGATGATCGGAACAGCAAAAGCGACCGGCGTTCAAGGACGCATTGTGAACGTGGCGTCGAGTATTCACAGTTGGTTTTCCGGCGACCTAATCCATTACCTGGGGATGATAACCAGAAATAAAAG CCCATACGATGCTACACGTGCTTATGCTCTCTCGAAGCTCGCGAACGTTTTGCACACCAAGGAACTGGCTCAGAGGCTCAAG AAAATGGATGCAAACGTTACTGTGAATTGCGTTCATCCAGGTATTGTGAGAACTAGGCTCACCAGAGAACGAGAAGGCTTCATCACAG ATCTGGTGTTcttcttggcttccaagctctTGAAGACCATTCCGCAG GCCGCTGCCACGACTTGCTATGTCGCAACTCACCCGAGGCTCGCCAACGTCACCGGAAAATACTTCGCAGACTGTAACGAAGCGTCGCCGTCGAAATTAGGATCCAACTCCGGCGAAGATGCAAGGCTTTGGTCCGCGTCGGAACTCATGGTCTCCGGCGACTCCAAGGCAATCTTTGACCAGacataa